A genomic window from Gossypium hirsutum isolate 1008001.06 chromosome D10, Gossypium_hirsutum_v2.1, whole genome shotgun sequence includes:
- the LOC107916212 gene encoding glycine-rich cell wall structural protein, with product MGKLISKRLGVFVMIFVFAIGIAECRKLEKETLGGGFGGGVGGGVSGGHGGGLGGGFGGGKGGGVGVGGGAGAGGGGDLGGGKGGGIGGGAGGGAGGGIGGGAGGSASGGFGGGKGGGIGGGAGGGKGGGIGAGGGVGGGIGGGAGGGFGGGKGGGIGGGAGGGKGGGIGAGGGAGGGAGGGAGGGFGGGKGGGIGGGAGGGAGGGAGGGFGGGKGGGIGGGVGGGGGAGGGAGGGFGGGKGGGIGGGAGGGFGGGQGGGIGGGVGGGGGAGGGGGFGGGAGGGIGGGF from the coding sequence ATGGGGAAATTAATTTCCAAAAGGCTTGGAGTGTTTGTGATGATATTTGTGTTTGCTATAGGTATAGCAGAATGTAGAAAACTTGAGAAGGAAACCCTTGGAGGTGGTTTTGGTGGAGGCGTCGGAGGAGGGGTTAGTGGTGGCCATGGTGGTGGTTTAGGTGGAGGCTTTGGAGGTGGAAAAGGTGGTGGGGTAGGAGTTGGAGGTGGAGCCGGTGCAGGTGGTGGTGGCGATCTTGGAGGTGGAAAAGGTGGAGGCATAGGAGGTGGAGCTGGTGGTGGTGCTGGTGGAGGTATAGGAGGTGGAGCTGGAGGCAGTGCTAGTGGTGGTTTTGGAGGTGGAAAAGGTGGAGGGATAGGAGGTGGAgctggtggtggaaaaggtggaGGCATAGGAGCAGGTGGTGGTGTCGGTGGTGGCATTGGAGGCGGTGCTGGTGGTGGTTTTGGAGGTGGAAAAGGTGGAGGGATAGGAGGTGGAgctggtggtggaaaaggtggaGGCATAGGAGCAGGTGGTGGTGCCGGTGGTGGCGCTGGAGGCGGTGCTGGTGGTGGTTTTGGAGGTGGAAAAGGTGGAGGGATAGGAGGTGGAGCTGGTGGTGGCGCTGGAGGCGGTGCTGGTGGTGGTTTTGGAGGTGGAAAAGGTGGAGGGATAGGAGGTGGGgttggtggtggtggtggcgCTGGAGGGGGTGCTGGTGGTGGCTTTGGAGGTGGAAAAGGTGGAGGGATAGGAGGTGGTGCTGGCGGTGGTTTTGGAGGTGGACAAGGCGGAGGTATAGGaggtggagttggtggtggaggAGGTGCTGGTGGTGGCGGTGGCTTTGGAGGTGGTGCTGGTGGAGGAATTGGAGGGGGATTTTAG